Within Halorubrum lacusprofundi ATCC 49239, the genomic segment GAGCGCGTTCTGCCGGATAACCCACGCGTCCGAGCGTAGGTCCGAGGGGATCGAGTCGGCCATCCCGGCGAGCAGAATGGCGAACACCTTGCGGTGGCCGTCCTCTAAGTCGGTGTCGCGACCGTCGAGGATCCGGTCGATCGCGTCCGACTCGGCCGAGCGCGCGGAGACCGAGTCGAACTCGCCGGCCGACGCGACGGTCTCCAACACCGAATCGACAGTCAGCGTCTCGTGGTCAGCGAGCCGCCGGAAGCGACGGGCCGTGTCGAGCCGGAGGTAGTACTTCGAGGCGAGCCGCCCGAGTCCCGTCGGCTCGATCGCGAGGTCGTCGTCGGCCGCGACGAACCCGTCGTCGACGAGCGATTCGAGGGTGTCGCGGACGCGGTCGCGGAGGGTGGCGAACTCGTACTCGTCGGGCTTCGACTCGGCGCGGACGTAGTAGAAGGTGGTCTCCAACCACTCCATCACGTCTTCGAGCCCGCGGATGGTGCCCATCGCGATCTCGGCGTTGAGGTGCGATTCGAGTTCGGCGGCGAGCCGCGACTCGATCTCCTTGCCCTCCCTCAGTAGCGCGCGGTACTTGTCGGCGTCCGCGCGGTCACAGACCACCCAGCCGTACCCCACGTCGTCGTAGCCGGGGCGACCCGCGCGCCCGAGCATCTGGAGCACGTCGAGCGGCGAGATGTCGGTCTCGCCCTCCAGCGGGTCGTGATACTTCGTGTCGCGGATGACGACGCAGCGCGCCGGGAGGTTCACCCCCCACGCCAGCGTCGACGTCGAGAAGAGGAGCTTGATCTTCCCCTGCTTGAACCACTCTTCGACGCGGTCGCGGTCCTCCTTCCCGAGCCCCGCGTGGTGGAACCCGACGCCGTCGGTGACCGATTGCCGGAGGGTGTCGTTGGTGAGCTCCTTCGCCTCGTTGTGGAAGTCGTAGTCGCCCCGCGAATCGATCGGGATGTCCCGTTCCGTTATCTCGTCGCGCGCCTTCTTGGCCGCCTGCACCGTGTCCTGCCGCGAGGAGACGAACACGAGCGCCTGCCCGTCCTCTCGCACGTGCGGCTCGGCCAGATCGAGCGCGCGGTAGAGCCGCCGGTACTTGTCGGCGAAGGCGTTCGAGCCGTGCGAGTACGTCTTCACGCCGGTTTCGAGGTCGACGGGGCGGTACTCGTCGCCGAACTCGTAGGTCGTCTCCGCGGGCGCGTCGAGCCACTCGGCGACATCCGCGATGTTCGGCATCGTCGCCGAGAGCGCGACGACGCGGGGGTCCTGTAGGCGGCGGAGCCGCGAGACGGTGACTTCGAGCACCGCGCCGCGTTTTTCCGAATCGAGCAGGTGGACCTCGTCGATGACGACGCAGTCCACGTCAGTGATGAAGGAGTACCGCCCGGAGTCGTGCTTGCGCGTCGCGCTGTCGGCCTTCTCGGGCGTCGTCACGAGCACGTCCGCGCGCTCGGCACGGCGGGGGTTGAGGTCGCGCTCGCCGGAGACGACGTACACGGAGT encodes:
- a CDS encoding DEAD/DEAH box helicase is translated as MKVADAVPEFADAFGFEEFNRMQREALPGILETDHNVVASAPTASGKTALAELAICKTLSESGTALFIAPLRALTNEKESEWERFEDLGYSVYVVSGERDLNPRRAERADVLVTTPEKADSATRKHDSGRYSFITDVDCVVIDEVHLLDSEKRGAVLEVTVSRLRRLQDPRVVALSATMPNIADVAEWLDAPAETTYEFGDEYRPVDLETGVKTYSHGSNAFADKYRRLYRALDLAEPHVREDGQALVFVSSRQDTVQAAKKARDEITERDIPIDSRGDYDFHNEAKELTNDTLRQSVTDGVGFHHAGLGKEDRDRVEEWFKQGKIKLLFSTSTLAWGVNLPARCVVIRDTKYHDPLEGETDISPLDVLQMLGRAGRPGYDDVGYGWVVCDRADADKYRALLREGKEIESRLAAELESHLNAEIAMGTIRGLEDVMEWLETTFYYVRAESKPDEYEFATLRDRVRDTLESLVDDGFVAADDDLAIEPTGLGRLASKYYLRLDTARRFRRLADHETLTVDSVLETVASAGEFDSVSARSAESDAIDRILDGRDTDLEDGHRKVFAILLAGMADSIPSDLRSDAWVIRQNALRLLAALSEFLDRFAGPRAANLACRVEARVEHGVSREAVALTAIDGVGSGRAERLADAGLTSPAAVVDAGAGALENAGMSGSVAERIVDAARDCPRIDVDWGDFPDAIAVGENEMCEVAVSTVSGSARTGIRVTVNDVEMTATTTYLDGETTVPVGVFGPPDADELEFVVEVVFPDLPLMPVKATRTVRVK